The following are from one region of the Nymphaea colorata isolate Beijing-Zhang1983 chromosome 7, ASM883128v2, whole genome shotgun sequence genome:
- the LOC116257372 gene encoding diacylglycerol kinase 1 isoform X1 codes for MQIMEGLKRNSSWLLGRWRGGDLNMTEPQLLVFAFFAVAMVGAITLVYTIFQWRKNISLNWMKAVARTKKNKKVKNKIPAVSHIWNPEPVSRGKNFNCCVCLKTISPPQALGPVISSESVIHICDVCGAAAHTTCSHKAHKDCKCVSMIGAKQVMHQWAIRWSEMTDIPDEIPCCCYCEEPCSGSFLGGSPIWSCLWCQRLVHIECHTNLTNEMGEICDLGSFRRLIMSPLYVKPLSNKTGPASFLSSITHGANELASSVFRSQNKRYKNSGEISVDTITSSNTTDLSTDTSSSEANRTTKRSFLDNEGCNGGNLKVNGLVDEKIDRKPKLQGSGSFGRNDASHSTGIDRKYEIVDLPPDARPLLVFINKKSGAQRGDTLRQRLNILLNPVQVIELSSLQGPEAGLNLFRGVSHFRILVCGGDGTVGWVLDAIDKQNYESPPPVAILPAGTGNDLARVLSWGGGLGSIERQGGLATLLHHIEYAAVTMLDRWKVAFRPQKEKLDVSQTTKYMNNYLGIGCDAKVALEIHNLREENPEKFYNQFLNKMLYAREGAKGIIDRTFADLPWQIRLVVDGHEVEVPEDSEGILVANIGSYMGGVDLWQNEDENYDNFGPQYMHDKILEVVSISGIWHLGKLQVGLSRARRLAQGRSISIDLFSTFPVQIDGEPWVQQPCTLSITHHGQAFMLKKAAEEPLGHAAAIVAEVLENAQSSRVITASQKKALLQEMALRLS; via the exons ATGCAAATCATGGAAGGTTTAAAGAGGAATTCCTCTTGGCTGCTTGGTAGGTGGCGTGGTGGTGATCTGAATATGACGGAGCCTCAGCTTTTAGTCTTTGCTTTCTTTGCTGTTGCGATGGTTGGTGCAATCACCTTAGTTTACACAATCTTTCAATGGCGGAAAAATATTAGTTTAAACTGGATGAAGGCTGTTGCTAGGactaagaagaacaaaaaagtgaaaaataagaTCCCTGCTGTTAGTCATATATGGAATCCGGAGCCAGTAAGCCGTggtaaaaattttaattgttgcGTCTGCTTGAAGACAATTTCTCCTCCACAGGCTCTCGGTCCTGTTATATCGTCAGAATCTGTGATTCATATTTGTGATGTTTGTGGTGCGGCAGCACATACAACCTGCTCCCACAAAGCACACAAGGACTGCAAATGTGTCTCCATGATAGGCGCGAAGCAGGTAATGCACCAATGGGCGATCCGGTGGTCAGAAATGACCGACATCCCTGATGAGATTCCCTGCTGTTGCTATTGTGAAGAACCTTGTAGCGGGTCTTTTCTTGGTGGATCCCCAATCTGGAGTTGCTTGTGGTGTCAGAGATTGGTGCATATAGAATGCCACACAAACCTGACGAATGAGATGGGTGAAATTTGTGATCTGGGGTCATTTAGGAGATTGATTATGTCTCCACTTTATGTGAAGCCTTTGAGCAATAAAACAGGCCCAGCTAGTTTTCTAAGTTCAATAACTCATGGTGCAAATGAACTGGCGTCTTCTGTATTTAGAAGTCAGAACAAACGATACAAAAATAGTGGCGAAATATCTGTTGATACCATTACAAGCTCTAATACCACTGATTTATCCACAGATACCAGTTCGTCAGAAGCAAACCGAACAACAAAAAGATCTTTTTTGGATAATGAAGGGTGTAATGGTGGAAACTTGAAAGTAAATGGTTTGGTTGATGAAAAAATTGATAGAAAGCCAAAGCTACAAGGAAGTGGCTCGTTTGGACGAAATGATGCTTCTCATTCTACGGGAATTGACCGCAAATATGAAATTGTTGACTTGCCTCCTGATGCAAGACCACTTTTAGTTTTCATCAACAAGAAGAGTGGTGCTCAACGTGGTGATACCCTCAGACAGCGTTTAAACATTCTTTTGAATCCTGTACAG GTCATTGAGCTGAGCTCTTTACAGGGGCCAGAAGCTGGCCTTAACTTGTTTAGAGGAGTATCACATTTTAGAATTCTTGTTTGTGGCGGTGATGGAACAGTTGGTTGGGTTCTTGATGCAATTGATAAGCAAAACTATGAGTCACCTCCTCCAGTCGCAATTCTTCCTGCAGGGACTGGCAATGATCTTGCTAGAGTCTTATCCTGGGGTGGTGGTCTTGGTTCAATAGAGAGACAGGGTGGGTTGGCAACATTGTTGCATCATATAGAATATGCAGCAGTTACCATGCTTGATCGCTGGAAGGTTGCCTTTAGACCCCAGAAGGAAAAGCTTGATGTGAGTCAAACTACTAAATATATGAACAATTATCTTG GAATTGGATGTGATGCTAAAGTTGCACTTGAAATTCATAACCTGCGAGAGGAAAATCCAGAGAAGTTCTATAACCAG TTCTTGAATAAAATGCTGTATGCAAGAGAAGGGGCTAAAGGCATCATAGATAGGACATTTGCGGATCTTCCATGGCAAATCCGTTTGGTGGTTGATGGGCATGAGGTTGAGGTCCCTGAG GACTCAGAAGGCATTCTTGTTGCTAACATTGGAAGCTACATGGGAGGAGTTGATCTATggcaaaatgaagatgagaattACGATAATTTCGGTCCTCAATATATGCATGACAAGATATTGGAGGTTGTGAGCATATCTGGAATATGGCATCTAGGGAAGCTTCAG GTTGGCCTTTCAAGAGCTCGAAGACTGGCACAAGGGCGGTCTATTAGCATAGATCTCTTTTCAACCTTTCCCGTGCAGATAGATGGGGAACCGTGGGTTCAACAGCCATGTACTTTATCTATAACTCATCATGGCCAG GCATTTATGCTAAAAAAGGCAGCCGAAGAACCTCTAGGTCACGCTGCTGCCATTGTTGCAGAGGTGCTGGAGAATGCTCAAAGTAGCCGTGTTATCACAGCCTCACAAAAGAAAGCATTGCTGCAGGAGATGGCTCTTCGGCTCtcctaa
- the LOC116257372 gene encoding diacylglycerol kinase 1 isoform X2 has protein sequence MTEPQLLVFAFFAVAMVGAITLVYTIFQWRKNISLNWMKAVARTKKNKKVKNKIPAVSHIWNPEPVSRGKNFNCCVCLKTISPPQALGPVISSESVIHICDVCGAAAHTTCSHKAHKDCKCVSMIGAKQVMHQWAIRWSEMTDIPDEIPCCCYCEEPCSGSFLGGSPIWSCLWCQRLVHIECHTNLTNEMGEICDLGSFRRLIMSPLYVKPLSNKTGPASFLSSITHGANELASSVFRSQNKRYKNSGEISVDTITSSNTTDLSTDTSSSEANRTTKRSFLDNEGCNGGNLKVNGLVDEKIDRKPKLQGSGSFGRNDASHSTGIDRKYEIVDLPPDARPLLVFINKKSGAQRGDTLRQRLNILLNPVQVIELSSLQGPEAGLNLFRGVSHFRILVCGGDGTVGWVLDAIDKQNYESPPPVAILPAGTGNDLARVLSWGGGLGSIERQGGLATLLHHIEYAAVTMLDRWKVAFRPQKEKLDVSQTTKYMNNYLGIGCDAKVALEIHNLREENPEKFYNQFLNKMLYAREGAKGIIDRTFADLPWQIRLVVDGHEVEVPEDSEGILVANIGSYMGGVDLWQNEDENYDNFGPQYMHDKILEVVSISGIWHLGKLQVGLSRARRLAQGRSISIDLFSTFPVQIDGEPWVQQPCTLSITHHGQAFMLKKAAEEPLGHAAAIVAEVLENAQSSRVITASQKKALLQEMALRLS, from the exons ATGACGGAGCCTCAGCTTTTAGTCTTTGCTTTCTTTGCTGTTGCGATGGTTGGTGCAATCACCTTAGTTTACACAATCTTTCAATGGCGGAAAAATATTAGTTTAAACTGGATGAAGGCTGTTGCTAGGactaagaagaacaaaaaagtgaaaaataagaTCCCTGCTGTTAGTCATATATGGAATCCGGAGCCAGTAAGCCGTggtaaaaattttaattgttgcGTCTGCTTGAAGACAATTTCTCCTCCACAGGCTCTCGGTCCTGTTATATCGTCAGAATCTGTGATTCATATTTGTGATGTTTGTGGTGCGGCAGCACATACAACCTGCTCCCACAAAGCACACAAGGACTGCAAATGTGTCTCCATGATAGGCGCGAAGCAGGTAATGCACCAATGGGCGATCCGGTGGTCAGAAATGACCGACATCCCTGATGAGATTCCCTGCTGTTGCTATTGTGAAGAACCTTGTAGCGGGTCTTTTCTTGGTGGATCCCCAATCTGGAGTTGCTTGTGGTGTCAGAGATTGGTGCATATAGAATGCCACACAAACCTGACGAATGAGATGGGTGAAATTTGTGATCTGGGGTCATTTAGGAGATTGATTATGTCTCCACTTTATGTGAAGCCTTTGAGCAATAAAACAGGCCCAGCTAGTTTTCTAAGTTCAATAACTCATGGTGCAAATGAACTGGCGTCTTCTGTATTTAGAAGTCAGAACAAACGATACAAAAATAGTGGCGAAATATCTGTTGATACCATTACAAGCTCTAATACCACTGATTTATCCACAGATACCAGTTCGTCAGAAGCAAACCGAACAACAAAAAGATCTTTTTTGGATAATGAAGGGTGTAATGGTGGAAACTTGAAAGTAAATGGTTTGGTTGATGAAAAAATTGATAGAAAGCCAAAGCTACAAGGAAGTGGCTCGTTTGGACGAAATGATGCTTCTCATTCTACGGGAATTGACCGCAAATATGAAATTGTTGACTTGCCTCCTGATGCAAGACCACTTTTAGTTTTCATCAACAAGAAGAGTGGTGCTCAACGTGGTGATACCCTCAGACAGCGTTTAAACATTCTTTTGAATCCTGTACAG GTCATTGAGCTGAGCTCTTTACAGGGGCCAGAAGCTGGCCTTAACTTGTTTAGAGGAGTATCACATTTTAGAATTCTTGTTTGTGGCGGTGATGGAACAGTTGGTTGGGTTCTTGATGCAATTGATAAGCAAAACTATGAGTCACCTCCTCCAGTCGCAATTCTTCCTGCAGGGACTGGCAATGATCTTGCTAGAGTCTTATCCTGGGGTGGTGGTCTTGGTTCAATAGAGAGACAGGGTGGGTTGGCAACATTGTTGCATCATATAGAATATGCAGCAGTTACCATGCTTGATCGCTGGAAGGTTGCCTTTAGACCCCAGAAGGAAAAGCTTGATGTGAGTCAAACTACTAAATATATGAACAATTATCTTG GAATTGGATGTGATGCTAAAGTTGCACTTGAAATTCATAACCTGCGAGAGGAAAATCCAGAGAAGTTCTATAACCAG TTCTTGAATAAAATGCTGTATGCAAGAGAAGGGGCTAAAGGCATCATAGATAGGACATTTGCGGATCTTCCATGGCAAATCCGTTTGGTGGTTGATGGGCATGAGGTTGAGGTCCCTGAG GACTCAGAAGGCATTCTTGTTGCTAACATTGGAAGCTACATGGGAGGAGTTGATCTATggcaaaatgaagatgagaattACGATAATTTCGGTCCTCAATATATGCATGACAAGATATTGGAGGTTGTGAGCATATCTGGAATATGGCATCTAGGGAAGCTTCAG GTTGGCCTTTCAAGAGCTCGAAGACTGGCACAAGGGCGGTCTATTAGCATAGATCTCTTTTCAACCTTTCCCGTGCAGATAGATGGGGAACCGTGGGTTCAACAGCCATGTACTTTATCTATAACTCATCATGGCCAG GCATTTATGCTAAAAAAGGCAGCCGAAGAACCTCTAGGTCACGCTGCTGCCATTGTTGCAGAGGTGCTGGAGAATGCTCAAAGTAGCCGTGTTATCACAGCCTCACAAAAGAAAGCATTGCTGCAGGAGATGGCTCTTCGGCTCtcctaa